One Gossypium hirsutum isolate 1008001.06 chromosome A08, Gossypium_hirsutum_v2.1, whole genome shotgun sequence genomic window, aatatcaaacaataaaaacaaaataataataataatccagtaaaatagtagcaacacaggtaaaaaacaaaaaaaaaactaaatttttttatctatttgcaAATTCGGGCTGCTACAAAAAAGCCTTAGACAATGCACGACTCATTTTTAAATGAACCTTGTTTTTTACCCAAATCCTCTCGCTTTTCAGGCGGACCTTAGCTAAATTCCAACTAACAATTGGAATAGATGTAGATGTGAATTTACATAAGCTTTGGCAGGAAGGAAAAAGAGCATGAATCTGAGGAAGATAATCAACTCAATGATCAAACTTTGAGGATGTAGTGATGACAAAAATATTTGGTTCCCTAGTTTGATTCAGCAACTTCATTATTTAGACAGGAAAAGAAACACAAAGGCAGATTTCATATCATagtatttattttgaaatatcCATGGATTTAAAGGAGGAAATTCATGTAAAAGATGAGGTTGAAGTTTACATTAGAGAAATGGAATATTTATGTATCTAGGTCAACAAAACCATTGAACAAAAGAAGAGAGAGATTCACCTAAACTATTATGAACTACAGCAAAACCCACGCTTCCAAACAAAAATATATGCTTACTTAAACTTCATAAAAAAACAAATCCTAGAGATTCCTTGTGCTCCACTAGCACTCCATATTTCATTTGCCatatcaatcaatcaatcaatcgtaccatttctttgtttcttttggaGCCCCACCTCACCTTGCATTGTTGGGAACCCACTGCTTTGATACAAGAAGCACCAGGCTAATTGAAAACCACCACCGTCTATGAATCTCACTGACCGGCGATTGATCTGAGTATATAAGTTCTGGCTTGCTGCAACTCATTTATCAATCATGTCAGGGCTTGTGGATCTTGAAGCCGAAAACTCGTGGGATGTAGTTTTGAGTTGGCTTTTGAGGCTTTAAGTGCCCATATGTCATCAGAAATAGATGTGGAAATGTTGTACCGAAATATGCTCCGTCGATATCTTTGTTTATGTCAAGGAAATTAAGCGGTAAAACAAAGTAATACAACCATGATCTGGTAACAGGAAATAATAGAAAGAACTGAAATATCATCCCAATGGTCGATTCCTAACTGCGCAgaagacaaaaaagaaaaatcaagaccTCTTACAAGCCCAACAACATCATGGAAGGGCGTTTGTGAACATAGACTAACTTCTATGCCAAAACTGATAGCAGGAAGGTATGAGATTCATGAGCACGGGCACGGGGTACCCTTAGCATCTACTAACTTCGTAATGTTGTTCATCCAAAAAACGACTTAAAAACCGTAAGGTTCTACAAAATCCTATTGAGTTCATAATCTTTGAGATGGAACAAGGGACGTATTCACAATGCATAAATAAAGGAAGACCAAAAGCataacatcatcaaacatagatGGAAGACAAAAACTAACATATGAAAGAATCTACCGAAATGCATAATAATACCAATTCAAATAGTAATGAATAAAATTAGCAAAAAGAATCCCAAACATCGTATTAATCCTCTAGGATAAAAgagttttttttatcaatgttgATCCAAGAGATCCTATTTATTTATGcatgaaatatttatattatatgtgcAAAGAATTAAGTAGTTTTATACGCCATAGTAGATAGAAAACTTAATACACAAAGACAAGGTGCATTATCCAACATGCAAGTATGATTAGTTTCGGGTAGCTTACCTAGAAAGAAGTTGTTTAATCTTTACAGGATGTGTTTCATATGTCTCAAGCATAATATAGGAGAAAAACCGAACAAAGAAAAAGCCAAAGATGAAATGGTAAGGATACTGCCTTGATACTTGGATCGAGGGTAATATATATCTTCACATTTTGGGCAGTAGATTTTCACAGTACTCGAGCGAGGAATATCTGATTGACCAACTGGAAGACAAGGTTGTCCACAGCAGCAAACTCTCGGGCATCTTCCAAAGTCATAGTTTTTGTACTTCTCCAACTGAAATAGAAATTTCAAAGTAGAGTTTTGTAAACAAGATATGAAGTTAaccgaaagaaaaagaaaaaaatgacagTGATTATTACCATAGCAGACATTCCCTTGCTAGTTAATATGTAACGGACATGTATAAGACCATACAACATCTCAGCAGCtgattcaaccaattcattttgTTCTTCGGTGAACATATCGCCTATAAAACCAAAACGCATCTACTTAATAGTAGGAATCAACACACAAGATGTTGGTTGAGTAGAAATGATGTAGGAGCCATACATtaaaaaatgggacaagaaaaaATCATTGATATGCAAAAGCACAGCAAACAGACAAACAATGACATCGATGCTAAACAACATTAAAAACAAAAGCAAGTGGCTAAATGTAGATATAAACATTGTAAATGCAAACACATGGTAGGAAATGCTTCAAACCACAAGGCTTACTATCATTTGCAATATGGACCTTGAGGAAATACCAAATCATCTCCATGACTTACCATGAGAAGATTCAATGTCCAAAATCAAATCAAGTGCATAATCATAATACGGAACTTGATGGCTCAACCCACAAAGATTAAAGTCATCTTGGATGTATTCATCATCAACTTCACAGAAAAACTCATTGCCTCGCAAATTGCAAAACCACGAGATCCAAGATGTGTCATCTCCATCAGAACCGCTAACATCCGATTCTTCAGTGTCCGTTTCAGATTCCTCTGCAACCAAAGGACAAGAACTTCACATTAAATTACTTGCATACTGATCACAATTAGCTTATGTAAAAACACTCCAAGAAGGAAACTTATAACTAAGAATTATAATTAGCTTAGAAAAAAACTGGTACTAGGATTTATCTTTTATGCACAAAATTTTGCTTATATACAAATTAGACacacatataaataataatacaGCCCACTTACAAACACCTCTAAGCCAAGATCTCAAACATTTCGCTTTCACAATGCAAATTGCAAATACCCAAGACGTATCagcttaaataattcaaaaaaaaaaactcaaaacccAGATCTTGCTAAAGAAAATGAATTGGAAAAATAAAACTATCCAATGGGctataaagtaaaagaaagaaaacaacagATAAACCAACTAACCATCGGAACATTGGGCTTTAGAAAGAGCCGTAGAACGCGAATCGCGATGATCGAGCTGAGATTTGCCAGTGGAAGTTGAAGGCAAAGAGGATCTCTCTTTGTCTTTGCCGTTCAAGCCTCTCGAAGTGCACGGCGATAACTTCTCTAGATGCTTATCCAAAGAAGCGACTAGGCGCTTCCGATCGATTAGCTCCGATTTCGATGAACCTATTCCTCGATCTCTATGACTATACatgatttctttttcctcttttgcACCTCAAGAATTTCAAAAAAAGGTGCGAACTTTATTTTTCACTGTCAATGGAAGGACAAAAAATTCAAGCTTTTTGGAGATGGATCGGGTTGAGAGAGAAACCCTAGAATTGGGAATTTGGGGGGGTTTTGTGGGGATTGAGGATGACACGACGACGTTTAAACGAACTACACTTCAAGGATAGCTCGCCTCTCTGTGTCTCTCTTGTCGTTGCTGGTGGCTTCACTTGCtgctctctctttttcttttattttttctttttaatttcttttttttttctcgggATATTTTTTTCTTGGATTCGTATGGCCCAAGCCCATACTCAAGCCTCTCATGAATTTTTTTGcattaaatctttaaattttgtAAGGTAAAAAGTCCTCTCAGGTcccttttaatttcaaaattaggaaaattgGTCCCTCTGACAAAAAGAGCAATTTAGTTCTGTTAATTTCAGAAATGAGCAGCTAAAACTTATTTGAAGAAATGGTTGAAGGTTTTGCTTGAGATTTGGATGACACAAATTGAAAACAATTAATCATATGTAAGAAATTGGCACATATTTTTTAttagggataatataatttttggtcctTGAACTTGATAAGTAGGTCTATTTTGATACTTGTACTTTTTTGTATccattttggtacttaaattcGGTAACTAAATTCATTTTGGTTCCTAAACATAAAAGTTTAATGATGTAGCATTCTGAGATTGTGccacatcatcacttgaaaatttaaaaaaattatataaattttcaggTGTTGATGTGGTACAATCTTAAACTGTCACATATAATGTTCTAATAATTGGACAAGTGGTTAAACTGATCAACCCATTGTTTCCTGATTCAATCAGTTTGAttggttcaactactaaaccaacaataattaaataaataattaaaataatttctgaTTCAATCGATTCAACCCCTTTGTTTGGACCAATATATCGGTCGGTTCTCAATCCGACCAACCAATCTAGTTATGTTCCAAAAACATTGCTCATATTATGAAATCTTAACAAAATccgtaacagcctaattttcaatggtgtcgaaacagtgatttgagatcactaaattcgacaaatgagtaggaaatattattaatttagtgagtataagttaaacgtgaagttaggaaaaattttgaaatagtgaatagtgtactaaaatatatatattaaaataattagaatcgaaaacaaggtatcgagacctcgggaattttaaatcaagccataaatattttttattaaagtttcgtcaagaaattttaaagtactgatagctaatcgaacaaaaaggactaaattgtatcaaatgcaaaattgtaggaaatgattaaataacttaaatgataaaagaaagagggtttaaaaggaaaatagacccaaggtctatttgggctggacggcaagggcatgaaatcagcaagaaaataaggagaattaagggcaaaattggaaaattacaaaatttacttaataaagctaggactaaagtggaattatctagatttctctttatttttctgcattctcatcagaaaaaacaccatggaagagttcccttaagctggtttttcatatttttactgcaattaagttcaattcttgattatttcttgaaatttttgtgtttttgtgacttttacaactaggtccacttgttgaattcattagtttttgattctatgaaagaaattgaaagttgctatgaatatgttttggaagtatatgatgatttaggatggaattagagctttaaattgtttatatactgattttattaaaagaattgaatagaaagtgaatgtttgggacctaaattgtaaaagagtttgaagttagagttttatgtggaaattctgaatttcaatagttatgaaataacttataatgtctaggaaaagtattaattgagaaaattaccttaatttaggggttaattgagcaaggactgaattgtatgaactgtgaaatttggggcaaaatgaaaatcaacattttgcactaaaacagttttggactgtagcaatagtctaactttgaaaaattaccaaaaattttagaaatcggattagagaatgaataaaatataaaattaaagcttgttgagtctagtttcttatagaagaaacggtgtaagcaatggaattgtaaatcatgagatatagtAAGTTTTGTGAgataatgtcagaatgatttcgggttcccctgttctgactttggaaaatcatcaaaaattggataaaaataattaggggcttaaacttatatttttagaatcttgagtgagtctattttcaagagaaataaacgggaacatcattcaaattctgtactagaagataattaatttttagtgaagaagggtcagaactgtcagacagcagaacatgggaaaatttaaagaataaactgtacttattggctaaaccaaaaattctgaaaattttatggtaagaatatatatgagtctagtttcatcaaaaattagaggatcttaatttggagttccatagctccagatataaataatttagtgactatgacacggatggatagctttgaatatacatataagtcaatagtgaaattattgataatgttacttgtaagcatgatatatacattaaggatgtggaatggagaggaggaggagaaaaatatatatgaatattcagctaccatggctaatttgcatgttttgagctcagggactaaattgaataaaagtaaaactttagggggtaattttgtaaaatgtcaaaaatgactaaattgaagggaattatctaaattaataaattgaatgaaattatcaatttaagattgagtgaaatttgggaaaatggtaaattaccaatatgcccctaaatcttggtatttctgcaatttagtcaggtaggttcgtatatcttgaatgagcatgtaaatatggtaatttaaatattgtatcatattatatatgatgtttgaattgaatatatgaaaaaggatgttacatgaaacacgaaaatgaatactaaataatataaattaattgaaattatttttaaaatctcggtaatgcctcgtatcctatcccggtctcaggtacgggtatggggtattacaaaaTCCAAGTTTAGGAAACTAAAATGGATCTAATTGCCAAATTTAGATGCCAAAGTGAATAAAAAAATAGAGGCATCAAAGTAGACCTAGTTATCAAGTTCAAATGTCAAATATTATATTATCTctttttattattagtattttttttcttttccacatataaattgatagaaaaattaaTG contains:
- the LOC107926305 gene encoding casein kinase II subunit beta-1 — its product is MYSHRDRGIGSSKSELIDRKRLVASLDKHLEKLSPCTSRGLNGKDKERSSLPSTSTGKSQLDHRDSRSTALSKAQCSDEESETDTEESDVSGSDGDDTSWISWFCNLRGNEFFCEVDDEYIQDDFNLCGLSHQVPYYDYALDLILDIESSHGDMFTEEQNELVESAAEMLYGLIHVRYILTSKGMSAMLEKYKNYDFGRCPRVCCCGQPCLPVGQSDIPRSSTVKIYCPKCEDIYYPRSKYQGNIDGAYFGTTFPHLFLMTYGHLKPQKPTQNYIPRVFGFKIHKP